A stretch of the Oenococcus sp. UCMA 16435 genome encodes the following:
- the citD gene encoding citrate lyase acyl carrier protein gives MEIKKTALAGTTESSDIQITLSKGNDGIDVDLTSDVKKQFGDQIIKVITDTLSKFQITNAKVRAVDKGALDCVIKARTVAAASRALNQEDQINWEVL, from the coding sequence ATGGAAATTAAAAAAACTGCATTAGCAGGGACAACGGAATCGTCTGATATTCAAATTACCTTGAGCAAAGGTAATGATGGCATTGATGTCGATTTAACTTCTGATGTAAAAAAACAATTTGGCGATCAGATTATTAAAGTTATCACTGATACTTTAAGCAAGTTCCAAATTACCAATGCAAAAGTCAGAGCTGTCGACAAAGGCGCGCTTGATTGCGTTATAAAGGCAAGAACCGTCGCAGCGGCTTCCCGAGCCTTGAATCAGGAAGATCAAATTAATTGGGAGGTGCTTTGA
- the citE gene encoding citrate (pro-3S)-lyase subunit beta, with amino-acid sequence MAAADERLRRTMMFVPGNNPAMLKDAGIYGADSIMFDLEDAVSLSEKDAARILVFNALTTQDYGDAELVVRVNGLDTPFFKNDVYAMVKAGVDVIRLPKTESAEMMRQLESVIEEAEKKFSIEVGTTHMMAAIESAKGVLNAPEIAAASDRMIGIALSAEDYTTDMKTHRYPDGAELEFARNMVLHAARAAGIAAFDTVFTNMNDTEGFIRETKYIHQLGFDGKSLVNPRQIPLVNQVYAPSESEIEKAEDVINAIEEAKAKGSGVISLNGQMVDRPVVLRAQRVMKLAKASHLIDQEGNYIEK; translated from the coding sequence ATGGCTGCAGCTGATGAACGTTTACGCCGCACGATGATGTTTGTTCCGGGCAATAATCCGGCAATGTTAAAGGACGCCGGAATTTACGGAGCTGACTCGATTATGTTCGACTTGGAAGATGCCGTTTCTTTGAGCGAAAAAGATGCGGCAAGAATTCTTGTCTTCAATGCTTTAACAACTCAGGACTATGGTGATGCTGAATTGGTCGTTCGTGTTAACGGACTTGATACGCCTTTTTTCAAAAATGATGTTTATGCGATGGTTAAAGCCGGCGTCGATGTTATTCGTTTGCCTAAGACAGAATCAGCTGAGATGATGCGGCAACTGGAATCGGTAATTGAAGAGGCGGAAAAAAAGTTTTCGATTGAAGTCGGTACAACGCATATGATGGCCGCAATCGAATCTGCCAAAGGGGTTTTAAATGCTCCGGAAATTGCAGCCGCTTCTGATCGAATGATTGGAATTGCTCTTTCTGCCGAAGACTATACGACAGATATGAAAACTCATCGTTATCCGGATGGAGCTGAATTGGAGTTTGCTCGCAACATGGTTTTGCACGCGGCACGTGCAGCTGGAATTGCAGCTTTTGATACGGTCTTTACAAACATGAATGATACTGAAGGCTTTATTCGCGAGACCAAGTATATTCATCAACTTGGATTTGATGGAAAATCCTTGGTTAATCCACGACAAATTCCACTTGTCAATCAAGTTTACGCACCAAGTGAATCCGAAATAGAAAAAGCCGAAGACGTTATCAATGCGATTGAAGAAGCCAAGGCGAAAGGTTCAGGAGTTATTTCTTTGAATGGACAAATGGTCGATCGCCCGGTAGTCTTACGGGCCCAGCGAGTTATGAAATTAGCTAAGGCCAGTCACTTAATTGATCAGGAGGGTAATTACATTGAAAAATAG